The proteins below come from a single Sinorhizobium fredii genomic window:
- a CDS encoding carbohydrate ABC transporter permease, whose translation MKKILASVTDGKGFDIGLVLLPLAFLFVMSGLPLVYNVLMSFQEVDMFSLGTFARPFVGFKNYVDLFSQPETRPILVNTALFVSASIAGQFLIGFALALFFWMNFPGASWMRGLFLVSWVMPGLVVGAIWNWILSGDFGVLNFFLREIGIIEGNIFWRSDPHYSLWAVIIANIWLGTSFNMILLSVGLSGIPKDLFEAAELDGANALQRFFTITLPMMRSTIGAIIALGLIFTLQQFDLFAGITSGGPNNSSNVTQYWAWDLSFRQYDFAKGATISVIMIVFVMLASIVYVRSTRHEVRG comes from the coding sequence ATGAAGAAAATACTAGCCAGCGTCACGGACGGAAAAGGCTTCGACATCGGCCTCGTTCTGCTACCGCTCGCCTTCCTGTTCGTCATGTCCGGGCTGCCGCTCGTCTACAACGTCTTGATGAGCTTCCAGGAAGTGGACATGTTTAGCCTGGGCACCTTCGCCCGGCCTTTCGTCGGCTTCAAGAATTACGTCGACCTGTTCTCGCAACCCGAAACCCGGCCCATCCTCGTCAATACCGCGCTTTTCGTCAGCGCTTCGATCGCCGGCCAGTTCCTCATCGGCTTCGCCCTCGCCCTGTTCTTCTGGATGAACTTTCCAGGAGCGTCCTGGATGCGCGGCCTCTTTCTCGTCTCCTGGGTGATGCCCGGTCTGGTCGTCGGCGCCATCTGGAACTGGATCCTTTCCGGCGATTTCGGCGTGCTCAACTTCTTCCTGCGGGAGATAGGCATCATCGAAGGCAATATCTTCTGGCGCTCCGATCCGCACTATTCGCTCTGGGCGGTGATCATCGCCAATATCTGGCTCGGCACCTCCTTCAACATGATCCTTCTTTCGGTCGGTTTGTCGGGCATACCGAAGGACCTTTTCGAGGCGGCCGAGCTCGATGGAGCGAACGCATTGCAGCGCTTCTTCACGATCACCCTGCCGATGATGCGTTCGACGATCGGCGCAATCATCGCGCTCGGCCTGATCTTCACTCTGCAGCAGTTCGACCTCTTCGCCGGCATTACCTCGGGCGGGCCGAACAACTCGTCCAACGTGACGCAGTATTGGGCTTGGGACCTTTCATTCCGGCAATACGACTTTGCCAAGGGGGCGACGATCTCGGTGATCATGATCGTCTTCGTGATGCTCGCTTCCATTGTTTATGTGCGCTCCACCCGCCACGAGGTCCGAGGATGA
- a CDS encoding carbohydrate ABC transporter permease — MTDDFRNRLMFAVALVLAAIYLFPLYWMYITALKTGSAMFATPPKFLPSDPQWNIYEFVWQSRNMGRYLWNSLVIAFGAVSLIAVLGVGCAYVLARYRNVWVDIGLFLILMLQVLPASLMVTPIFVGFSQFGLLDTPRLAVILAIAAKSMPFFVVLVRATFMSVPMELEEAALVDGNSRIGAFFNIVLPLARNGILVSAILIFMQAFGEFVYSKSMIQAVELQPASVGLNSFMGPNTNEWNNIMAYATIYVTPVLAVFVLLQRRIVSGLTSGALK; from the coding sequence ATGACCGACGATTTCCGCAATCGGCTGATGTTTGCCGTCGCGCTCGTTCTGGCGGCCATCTACCTTTTCCCGCTCTATTGGATGTATATCACTGCGCTGAAAACCGGTTCGGCGATGTTCGCAACGCCGCCGAAATTCCTGCCGAGCGATCCCCAATGGAACATCTACGAGTTCGTCTGGCAAAGCCGCAATATGGGACGCTACCTGTGGAACTCGCTGGTCATCGCCTTCGGCGCCGTTTCGCTGATCGCGGTGCTCGGCGTCGGCTGCGCCTATGTGCTGGCGCGCTACCGCAATGTCTGGGTGGACATCGGACTGTTCCTGATCCTGATGCTTCAGGTGCTGCCGGCCTCGCTGATGGTGACGCCGATCTTCGTTGGCTTCTCGCAATTCGGCCTGCTCGACACGCCGCGGCTTGCCGTCATTCTGGCGATCGCCGCAAAGAGCATGCCGTTCTTCGTCGTGCTCGTACGGGCTACCTTCATGAGTGTGCCGATGGAACTCGAGGAGGCGGCGCTGGTCGACGGCAATTCACGCATCGGCGCGTTCTTCAACATCGTGCTGCCGCTTGCAAGAAACGGCATCCTTGTTAGCGCCATTCTGATCTTCATGCAGGCCTTCGGCGAGTTCGTCTATTCGAAATCGATGATCCAGGCGGTCGAACTGCAGCCGGCGAGCGTCGGTCTCAACTCGTTCATGGGGCCGAACACCAATGAATGGAACAACATCATGGCTTATGCCACGATCTATGTGACGCCTGTCCTCGCCGTCTTCGTCCTCTTGCAGCGCCGCATCGTTTCCGGCCTCACTTCGGGAGCCCTCAAATGA
- a CDS encoding ABC transporter ATP-binding protein, whose amino-acid sequence MTLQIELNGVNKYYGAFHALKDIKLAIEEGTFVALVGPSGCGKSTLLRSLAGLEKISTGEMKIAGQRMNDVPPRKRDVAMVFQSYALYPHMTVEENLTYSLRIRGVKKAEARKAAEEVAATTGLSHLMKRYPRELSGGQRQRVAMSRAIIRHPKAFLFDEPLSNLDAALRVHMRKEIRALHDRLHATSVYVTHDQIEAMTMADHVVVMRDGVIEQQGRPLDLYDKPANRFVAGFIGSPAMNFIPAIVGEGGEDAVLDFGCTRARLALDSRLAPGLAVTVGIRPEHVRIVAPGEGAFDVPVGIVESTGSVTYVTAATQPELTVVETGRGEVKSGDVIGLAINPQQLHLFDAETGTRIEGEGGRANLRFVPRAAPHPAAATFSPF is encoded by the coding sequence ATGACCCTCCAGATCGAGCTCAACGGCGTCAACAAATATTATGGTGCCTTTCATGCGCTGAAGGACATCAAACTTGCGATAGAGGAGGGTACCTTCGTCGCCCTCGTCGGCCCGTCGGGCTGCGGCAAGTCCACCCTGCTGCGATCGCTCGCCGGCCTCGAGAAGATCTCGACCGGCGAGATGAAGATCGCCGGCCAGCGGATGAACGACGTTCCGCCGCGCAAGCGCGACGTCGCGATGGTCTTCCAGTCCTATGCGCTCTACCCGCACATGACCGTAGAGGAGAACCTCACCTATAGCCTGCGCATTCGCGGCGTAAAAAAGGCGGAGGCCCGCAAGGCAGCTGAAGAGGTGGCGGCGACGACGGGCCTTTCGCACCTGATGAAGCGCTATCCGCGGGAGCTGTCGGGTGGTCAGCGGCAGCGCGTTGCGATGAGCCGCGCCATCATCCGCCATCCAAAGGCCTTCCTGTTCGACGAGCCGCTCTCGAACCTCGACGCAGCCCTTCGCGTCCACATGCGCAAGGAGATCCGGGCGCTGCACGATCGGCTGCATGCCACATCAGTTTATGTCACTCATGATCAGATCGAGGCAATGACCATGGCTGACCACGTCGTCGTCATGCGCGACGGCGTGATCGAGCAGCAGGGGCGGCCACTCGACCTCTATGACAAACCTGCCAACCGCTTCGTTGCCGGCTTCATCGGATCGCCGGCGATGAATTTCATCCCGGCGATCGTCGGGGAGGGCGGCGAGGATGCGGTCCTCGATTTCGGCTGTACGCGGGCGCGGCTGGCGCTCGACTCGCGCCTCGCACCCGGCCTCGCCGTCACCGTCGGCATCCGCCCGGAGCATGTCCGAATCGTCGCCCCCGGCGAAGGGGCATTCGATGTCCCGGTCGGCATTGTCGAATCGACCGGCTCGGTTACCTACGTCACTGCCGCGACGCAGCCCGAATTGACCGTCGTCGAAACCGGACGCGGAGAGGTGAAAAGCGGCGACGTCATCGGCCTTGCGATCAATCCGCAGCAACTGCATCTGTTCGATGCGGAAACGGGAACGCGGATCGAAGGGGAAGGCGGTCGCGCGAACCTCCGATTTGTGCCGCGCGCTGCCCCTCATCCCGCTGCCGCGACCTTCTCCCCGTTTTGA
- a CDS encoding FadR/GntR family transcriptional regulator, whose amino-acid sequence MPSSGFGHQPGKRTSHRLVVDELGQAIVSGHFPVGETLPGDTELAARFNVSRTVLREAMKTLAAKGLVVARARIGTRVMPRANWNLFDGDVLTWHFSAGVDEEFLRHVSEVRLALEPYAASLAARRATDADIAWMMRLAVAMGDAGHSGQTLAKADLDFHLRLLEASLNPFMRSVGSLIEAALVGVFRLTSPSADDSEIDRVALAHIRIVEEIGRRNEEGARHAMEHVIRVGQERLILDLRARENLA is encoded by the coding sequence ATGCCGTCGTCGGGTTTCGGCCACCAACCGGGCAAGCGGACCAGCCATCGGCTCGTCGTTGACGAGCTTGGCCAGGCGATCGTCTCCGGTCACTTCCCCGTCGGGGAAACGCTACCCGGCGACACTGAACTCGCGGCACGCTTCAACGTCTCCCGCACGGTCCTACGTGAAGCGATGAAGACACTGGCCGCCAAGGGCCTCGTCGTGGCCCGGGCGCGGATCGGCACGCGCGTCATGCCGCGGGCCAACTGGAACCTGTTCGACGGCGACGTGCTCACCTGGCATTTCAGCGCGGGCGTCGACGAGGAGTTTCTGCGCCATGTCAGCGAAGTGCGCCTCGCCCTCGAGCCCTATGCCGCAAGCCTCGCGGCCCGCCGCGCGACTGATGCGGACATCGCCTGGATGATGCGGCTTGCCGTGGCCATGGGGGATGCGGGCCATAGTGGCCAGACGCTGGCGAAAGCCGATCTCGATTTTCACCTACGGCTGCTGGAAGCCTCGCTCAACCCTTTCATGCGGTCGGTCGGAAGCCTGATCGAAGCCGCACTCGTGGGTGTCTTCCGGCTGACCAGCCCCTCGGCGGACGACAGCGAAATCGACCGGGTCGCCTTGGCGCATATCCGCATCGTCGAGGAAATCGGCCGCCGCAACGAGGAAGGCGCCCGCCATGCCATGGAGCACGTCATCCGGGTGGGGCAGGAACGGCTGATCCTCGACCTCAGGGCACGGGAGAACTTGGCGTAA
- the yjfF gene encoding galactofuranose ABC transporter, permease protein YjfF, translated as MKQRYLPLTATILIFLLSYALCAAQYPNMLSTRVIGNLLTDNAFLGIAAVGMTFVILSGGIDLSVGAVIAFTGVFLAVVLEQTSIHPLAAFVLVLAITTLFGALMGAIIHHLEMPAFIVTLAGMFLARGMAFVLSIDSIPIKHPFYATLKSLYFKLPGGGRITLIGGLMLLVFAVGILIAHRTRFGTNVYALGGGTATAKLMGVPVASTTVRIYALSGLLAGLSGIVFSLYTSAGYSLAAVGVELDAITAVVIGGTLLTGGSGFVAGTLVGIFIQGLIQTYITFDGTLSSWWTKILIGLLLFAFILLQKGIIRLSRPDRQHA; from the coding sequence ATGAAGCAGAGATATCTTCCGCTTACGGCGACGATCCTCATCTTCCTTCTGAGCTACGCGCTCTGTGCCGCGCAATACCCGAACATGCTTTCGACGCGGGTGATCGGCAATCTGCTGACCGACAACGCATTTCTCGGCATCGCCGCCGTCGGCATGACCTTCGTCATCCTTTCCGGCGGCATCGATCTCTCGGTCGGCGCGGTGATCGCCTTTACCGGCGTCTTCCTTGCGGTCGTGCTCGAACAGACCAGCATCCATCCGCTCGCCGCCTTCGTGCTGGTGCTCGCCATCACGACGCTCTTCGGGGCGCTGATGGGCGCAATCATCCATCATCTCGAAATGCCGGCCTTCATCGTCACCCTTGCCGGGATGTTCCTCGCCCGCGGCATGGCCTTCGTGCTGTCGATCGATTCCATTCCGATCAAGCACCCCTTCTACGCGACGCTGAAGAGCCTCTATTTCAAGCTGCCTGGCGGCGGGCGCATCACACTGATCGGCGGCCTGATGCTGCTCGTCTTTGCCGTCGGCATCCTTATCGCCCACCGCACCCGCTTCGGGACGAATGTCTACGCCCTTGGCGGCGGCACGGCGACGGCCAAGCTCATGGGCGTGCCGGTCGCCAGCACGACCGTCAGGATCTACGCGCTGTCGGGGCTCCTGGCCGGACTTTCCGGCATCGTCTTCTCGCTCTATACCTCGGCCGGCTATTCCCTTGCCGCCGTCGGCGTCGAGCTCGATGCGATCACTGCGGTCGTCATCGGCGGAACGCTGTTGACCGGCGGCTCCGGCTTTGTTGCCGGCACGCTCGTCGGTATCTTCATCCAAGGCCTCATCCAGACCTACATCACCTTCGACGGCACCCTTTCGAGCTGGTGGACCAAGATCCTGATCGGCCTGCTGCTCTTCGCCTTCATCCTCCTGCAGAAGGGGATCATCCGCCTCTCCCGCCCTGATCGGCAGCACGCATGA
- a CDS encoding ABC transporter permease yields MTSIVRTYLGRLLPQLIALAIIIAAISIIFPGFLNLQIQNGRLYGSLIDILNRGAPVVLLAIGMTVVIATKGIDLSVGAVMAICGAVSASLITSGHSLAETLLVTLAVGILCGVWNGILVAVLDIQPIIATLVLMVAGRGIAQLITEGAILTFNDAGLIFIGSGSFLGLPMPVVIWLVFGILVALVVRQTALGMLVEAVGVNREASTLSGVFTPVLLIAAYVLSGLCAAIAGVIAAADIKGADANNAGLWLELDAILAVVVGGTSLLGGRFSIAASVLGAVIIQAINTGILLSGFPPEFNLIIKAAIIVFILVLQSPRFRTAFTFVSMPRAAGKPTEREAK; encoded by the coding sequence GTGACATCGATCGTGCGAACCTATCTTGGCAGGCTGCTGCCGCAATTGATCGCTCTGGCAATCATCATCGCGGCGATTTCAATCATTTTTCCCGGTTTCCTCAACCTGCAGATTCAGAACGGCCGGCTTTACGGCAGCCTCATCGATATCCTCAACCGCGGCGCGCCCGTGGTACTACTGGCGATCGGTATGACGGTCGTCATCGCCACCAAGGGCATCGATCTCTCGGTCGGCGCCGTGATGGCGATCTGCGGCGCGGTCTCCGCCTCGCTGATCACCTCCGGCCATTCGCTGGCCGAAACGCTACTCGTCACCCTTGCCGTCGGCATCCTCTGCGGGGTTTGGAACGGCATTCTCGTCGCCGTCCTCGATATCCAGCCGATCATCGCCACCCTCGTGCTGATGGTCGCCGGGCGCGGCATCGCCCAGCTCATCACCGAGGGCGCCATCCTCACCTTCAACGATGCCGGCCTCATTTTCATCGGTAGCGGCTCCTTCCTGGGCCTGCCGATGCCGGTCGTCATCTGGCTGGTCTTCGGCATTCTCGTCGCGCTCGTCGTCCGGCAGACGGCGCTCGGCATGCTGGTCGAGGCAGTGGGCGTCAACAGGGAGGCGAGCACGCTCTCGGGCGTCTTCACGCCGGTGCTGCTGATTGCGGCCTATGTCCTTTCCGGCCTGTGCGCGGCGATCGCCGGCGTCATCGCCGCCGCCGATATCAAGGGGGCCGACGCCAATAATGCCGGGCTCTGGCTGGAGCTCGACGCGATCCTTGCGGTTGTGGTCGGCGGCACGTCGCTGCTCGGCGGCCGGTTCAGCATCGCCGCATCGGTCCTCGGCGCCGTCATCATCCAGGCGATCAACACCGGCATTCTCCTGTCGGGCTTCCCGCCGGAATTCAACCTGATCATCAAGGCGGCGATCATCGTCTTCATCCTGGTGCTGCAGTCGCCGCGTTTCCGGACCGCCTTCACCTTCGTCAGCATGCCACGCGCAGCCGGCAAACCGACCGAGCGAGAAGCAAAATGA